In a single window of the Litorilituus sediminis genome:
- the hutH gene encoding histidine ammonia-lyase, producing the protein MTFNYGIDHLDVDIVNGIASGDIKAELSQEAIDKINTSRARVEKMAASDKAVYGINTGFGPLCDTQITPEETNLLQKNLLITHAVGVGEPIAKAISKLMLITKVHALSQGFSGIRLETVQRMLTFIELDLIPVVPEQGSVGASGDLAPLSHLFLPLLGEGEFWLTKAGEGDKIVPAAQALKEHNLEPMELHAKEGLALINGTQFILSHAITALTKMRYLLDLADLTGAMSIEGMQGSEQPFRAELHATRPFVGNLEVASRMRSFFKGSQNMAAHEECDRVQDPYSLRCIPQVHGASRNAYNHLKELTEIEMNSVTDNPIVISAEEAISGGSFHGQPLAMVLDYASIAAAELGNISDRRCYLLLEGLHGLPRLLTTSGGLNSGMMIPQYATAALVTENKSLCFPPSADSVPTSMGQEDHVSMGSISSRKLNQILGNLEKIFAIELMYAAQAIDFRRPNKCSEIIEQNFAIIRAKVAKLEEDRLLKPDIDAIIALVKSQAFNVNVNADAAVD; encoded by the coding sequence ATGACCTTTAACTATGGTATTGACCATCTAGATGTTGATATTGTCAACGGTATTGCCAGTGGCGATATCAAAGCAGAACTAAGCCAAGAAGCAATAGATAAAATTAATACTAGCCGAGCGCGCGTTGAAAAAATGGCTGCCTCAGACAAAGCCGTTTATGGTATTAATACTGGCTTTGGCCCACTATGTGATACGCAAATTACCCCAGAAGAAACCAATCTTTTACAAAAAAACCTGTTAATCACCCACGCGGTTGGTGTTGGCGAGCCGATTGCCAAAGCGATTTCAAAATTAATGCTTATCACTAAAGTACACGCATTAAGCCAAGGTTTTTCCGGTATTCGTCTTGAAACCGTGCAAAGAATGTTAACCTTTATTGAGCTTGACCTAATTCCAGTAGTGCCAGAGCAAGGCTCTGTAGGCGCATCAGGTGATTTAGCACCACTTTCTCATTTATTCTTACCTTTATTAGGTGAAGGTGAGTTTTGGCTTACTAAAGCAGGAGAAGGCGATAAAATTGTACCTGCTGCGCAAGCACTAAAAGAACACAACCTGGAGCCTATGGAGCTGCACGCCAAAGAAGGCTTAGCATTAATTAACGGCACGCAATTTATTTTATCGCATGCCATTACTGCCTTAACTAAAATGCGCTACTTACTTGATTTAGCAGATTTAACTGGTGCTATGAGTATTGAAGGTATGCAAGGTAGCGAGCAACCATTTAGAGCGGAATTACATGCCACTCGCCCATTCGTGGGTAACCTTGAAGTAGCAAGTCGCATGAGAAGCTTCTTCAAAGGCTCACAAAATATGGCAGCTCATGAAGAATGTGATCGCGTACAAGACCCATACTCACTGCGCTGCATTCCACAGGTACACGGCGCTTCACGCAATGCCTATAACCACTTAAAAGAGCTTACTGAAATTGAAATGAATTCAGTAACCGATAACCCCATAGTTATCAGCGCTGAAGAAGCTATTTCTGGTGGTAGTTTCCACGGTCAACCACTGGCAATGGTGCTAGATTACGCTTCAATTGCGGCAGCTGAGCTAGGTAATATTTCTGACAGACGTTGTTACTTATTACTGGAAGGTTTACACGGTTTGCCTCGCCTACTCACTACCTCTGGTGGTTTAAATTCGGGCATGATGATCCCTCAATATGCTACCGCAGCTTTAGTAACAGAAAACAAATCACTATGTTTTCCACCATCGGCTGATAGTGTGCCAACCTCTATGGGTCAAGAAGATCATGTCTCTATGGGTAGTATTTCTAGCCGTAAACTTAACCAAATCTTAGGTAACTTAGAGAAGATTTTTGCCATTGAACTAATGTACGCGGCACAAGCAATTGACTTTAGACGTCCAAACAAGTGCTCAGAGATTATTGAGCAAAACTTTGCCATTATCAGAGCAAAAGTCGCTAAGCTAGAAGAAGATAGACTACTCAAACCAGATATTGATGCCATTATTGCATTAGTTAAATCACAAGCCTTCAATGTTAATGTAAATGCCGACGCCGCTGTAGACTAA
- a CDS encoding LysR family transcriptional regulator, which translates to MQIHDVDLRLLRIFVAIVECGGLSAAESRLNIGRSTISSHLSDLEVRLGVKLCKRGRSGFELTEPGRVTYQASLELLQQCEAFASTVASAKNELSGRITIATIDTLVSDPRCGIAKVISSLKAKGDNIQFDINVCEAREVETAVANGRSLVGLGVSRHHLRGLEYYPLHNETNYLYCGQGHPLFNCQPSQIAKLLETSEVITSNYMRDKEVRNDGLNYQNTATAYHDEGIAHLILSGEFIGYLPEHYANHWVDKGLFRSILPEKYSYQIPVVLISSKNHAISPLANAVIDEIKRCHQ; encoded by the coding sequence ATGCAGATTCATGACGTAGACTTACGCTTATTACGTATTTTTGTCGCAATTGTGGAATGTGGCGGTTTATCTGCCGCGGAATCGCGCTTAAATATTGGTCGTTCGACCATAAGTTCGCATTTATCGGACTTAGAAGTACGTTTAGGCGTTAAGTTGTGTAAACGTGGCAGAAGTGGCTTTGAGCTCACTGAGCCTGGGCGAGTTACCTATCAAGCATCGCTTGAGCTATTACAGCAATGCGAGGCTTTTGCGAGTACTGTAGCGAGTGCAAAAAATGAATTGTCAGGGCGAATAACGATTGCCACTATCGATACTTTAGTCAGTGATCCTCGTTGCGGTATTGCTAAAGTTATCTCATCCCTTAAAGCCAAAGGCGATAACATTCAGTTTGATATCAATGTATGTGAAGCGCGAGAAGTGGAGACTGCTGTCGCTAATGGTCGATCTTTGGTCGGTTTAGGCGTGAGTCGCCATCATTTACGTGGTTTAGAGTATTACCCTCTGCATAATGAAACTAATTACTTATATTGCGGCCAAGGACACCCGTTATTTAATTGTCAGCCATCACAAATAGCTAAGTTACTTGAAACATCGGAAGTGATCACCAGTAATTATATGCGCGATAAAGAAGTACGTAACGATGGCTTGAATTACCAAAATACGGCCACTGCTTATCACGATGAGGGCATTGCTCATCTTATTTTGTCAGGTGAGTTTATCGGTTATTTGCCTGAGCATTATGCCAACCATTGGGTTGATAAAGGCTTGTTTCGATCAATTTTGCCAGAGAAATACTCGTACCAAATTCCTGTAGTGCTTATTTCATCAAAAAATCATGCCATATCACCGTTAGCTAATGCGGTGATTGATGAAATTAAGCGTTGTCATCAGTAG
- the nhaD gene encoding sodium:proton antiporter NhaD, giving the protein MKYLLGLVLGLSMPFYAQASQSVANTIDLTNHWLGPVALGVFSLAYILVILEEKLHLRKSKPVILAAGIIWFLIALVYSGMGQPHSVEVAIRHNFLEYTELFFFLLVAMTYINAMLERGVFEALRNYLVAKGFSYRSLFWLTGILAFFISPIADNLTTALIMCAVILAVGKGKPSFVATSCVNVVVAANAGGAFSPFGDITTLMVWQKGIIEFIEFFSLFIPAVINFVIPAMIMQFALPQGIPPAAKTSTKAMKYGGLTIVGLFILTIITAVSFHNFLHVPPVFGMMTGLAYLKFYGYYLRQKSKAWTHGSENPPGSQDNEYDFDVFAKIAHAEWDTLFFFYGVILAVGGLGFIGYLSLASSYMYGELGATNANILVGVLSAIVDNIPVMFAVLTMNPDMSHMQWLLVTLTAGVGGSLLSIGSAAGVALMGQARGQYTFFSHLKWTPAIALGYGASIWVHMIMNG; this is encoded by the coding sequence ATGAAATATTTATTAGGCCTAGTGTTAGGCCTGTCTATGCCTTTTTATGCGCAGGCATCACAAAGCGTGGCAAATACCATCGATTTAACAAATCACTGGCTCGGTCCTGTCGCGCTAGGCGTTTTTTCACTTGCCTATATCTTAGTTATTTTGGAGGAAAAACTGCACCTGAGAAAGTCTAAGCCTGTTATTTTAGCAGCGGGCATTATTTGGTTTCTGATTGCCTTAGTTTATAGCGGTATGGGACAGCCTCATAGTGTTGAAGTGGCAATAAGACATAACTTTCTTGAGTACACTGAACTATTCTTTTTCTTACTTGTTGCCATGACATATATCAATGCCATGTTAGAGCGCGGCGTGTTTGAAGCTTTACGTAATTATTTGGTGGCAAAAGGTTTTAGCTACCGCAGCTTGTTTTGGTTAACAGGTATTCTGGCGTTCTTTATTTCACCCATTGCTGATAATTTAACAACGGCACTTATTATGTGCGCGGTCATTTTAGCTGTAGGTAAAGGTAAACCGAGTTTTGTCGCGACATCTTGTGTGAATGTGGTTGTTGCTGCCAATGCCGGTGGTGCATTTAGCCCCTTTGGTGATATCACCACCTTAATGGTTTGGCAAAAAGGCATTATAGAGTTTATTGAGTTCTTCTCACTCTTTATTCCTGCTGTGATTAACTTTGTTATCCCAGCAATGATAATGCAATTTGCTTTACCGCAAGGTATTCCGCCAGCAGCAAAAACATCGACAAAAGCCATGAAGTATGGCGGTTTGACTATTGTTGGCTTGTTTATACTTACTATTATCACTGCGGTAAGTTTTCACAACTTTCTTCATGTTCCGCCCGTATTTGGCATGATGACGGGTCTAGCGTATTTGAAGTTTTATGGTTATTACCTGCGCCAAAAATCAAAAGCTTGGACGCACGGCAGTGAGAATCCTCCAGGCTCTCAAGACAATGAATATGACTTTGATGTTTTTGCTAAAATTGCTCATGCTGAATGGGATACGCTGTTCTTTTTCTATGGTGTTATTTTAGCTGTTGGTGGTTTAGGTTTTATAGGTTATTTAAGTCTTGCGTCTAGCTATATGTATGGCGAGTTGGGCGCTACCAATGCCAATATTTTGGTGGGAGTTTTGTCAGCCATTGTTGATAATATTCCGGTTATGTTTGCGGTATTAACCATGAATCCTGATATGTCACATATGCAGTGGCTATTGGTTACCTTAACTGCAGGTGTTGGTGGCAGTTTATTATCAATCGGCTCAGCAGCGGGGGTCGCCTTAATGGGGCAGGCGCGAGGTCAATATACCTTTTTCAGCCATTTAAAATGGACGCCAGCAATTGCCTTAGGTTATGGCGCCAGTATATGGGTGCATATGATAATGAATGGCTAG